The following nucleotide sequence is from Deltaproteobacteria bacterium.
CTCCCACAGGCACGACGGCGGTTGTGCGGACGGTTCCCTCATAATAAACAACGATGTTCGTGGTGCCTCCGCCGATGTCCAGAAGAACGACACCCAGATCCTTTTCGTCCTGGCTCAATACGGCCTCGCCGGCAGCGATGTGTTCCAGAACGATTTTGTTGATTTCGAGCCCGACCCGGTTCACCGACTTGATGATGTTCTGAATGGATGTTACGCTGCCCGTTACAATGTGGACTTTCGATTCTAGCCGAACCCCGGTCATGCCCATCGGGTCTTTGATTCCGTCTTGATCATCGACCATGAAACTTTGGGGCAGGACATGGAGGATTTCCCGATCCGTCGGAATGCTTACCGCCTTGGCCGCCTCCACGGCGCGTTGCACATCTTCCCGGCCCACCTCGCCACCTTTGATTCCTACAACCCCCAGACTGTTCTGGCCCCGAATGTGTCCACCCGATACGCCGACAAAGATGGAACGAATGGCACAGCCGGACATATGTTCCGCTTCTTCTAACGATGCCTTGATGGAGGCCACCGTGTTTTCAATGTTTACTACGACGCCCTTCCGAAGCCCGTCAGATGGCGTTGTGCCGATACCGATAATATCGACACCGCTTTCCGTCACTTCACAGACCAACAACGATGTTTTCGTGGTTCCGATATCCAGGCCGGCTATGAGATTATTTTTTTTTGCCATTTTTATGTTACCTTTCCCTTGCATCACTTTTTGCCCGCTTAGACACGATTCCCGCAATCACCGTTTAGGTCCGATACTCTGTTTCCTTCATGGGAGGCGGCGCCGGAACATTCTTGACCTTGATCTGAACCGTGATCTTGGCGGGATCCCGCAGATCGATGTGGAGCAGGGCCATGTCGATATTCTCTTTTCCCAGACCCTTGAGTACAGGCGGTAAGGCAGCCAGTTTATTGACAAAATCATCGGCACCCAAAATCAGGCGGAGCCCTGTATCGGTGATTATGGAAAGACCGAAAAGCTCGTCCGCATGGATTTCCGAGAGATTTTGGTATGAAACCGGCGCATCTTTTGTATCGGACAAATACGTCAGGAGTTCAAGTGATTTTTTTAAGAGATTTTCCTGTAAAACACCGCTTTTATAGCATCCCGTCAATACGGGGAGGTCAAGTCCGTCGCCAAGGTCAAGCCCCTTGAAAATAACGCCTTCCCGGTCAACAATCTGCAAAGTTTGCTCCTTTTCCACAAGCGCCAGGGGGACACGTTCACGTACCTCCATGATGAGTCGATCAGGAAATTCCCGGCCGATGTGTGCTTCCTTGATCCACGGATTGTTTTCAATGCGTCGGGCCGTCTTCCCCAAGTTGATTGAAAAAAGATTCTGGTTGGGATGAAGCGCCGCAAGAGTCAAAACGTCCCGTTCCGTTACTTCCCTGCATCCCCGGACAACCGTTTCCCGGATGCGAAAATAAGGGTCACTCAAAATATAGCTGTAAAGGTAAATCAGCGTCGAAGTAAGCAAAAGGGTTGCCAGGACGAGAAATGCGCAAGTTGCAATATCCCTGAAGAAATGGGTGCCATAGCGCTGCAACCGATTTCTTCTGATTCGGAAAGTCGATTGGGATATCTTTTTCATCGTCCGTTAATCCTCGCCCAGAAGCTTGACTTCCAATTCCAGAGACACGTTCATTTTTTCATGGACCTGTTGTTGTACATGACGGATCAGAGTCAGGATATCATCTGCCGTCGCATGACCGCGGTTAATGATAAAATTGGCATGCTTCTCCGATACCATGGCATCGCCAATGGTTAGACCTTTCAGACCTGCCGATTCGATGATCTGTCCGGCTGGTATACCGTCAGGATTTTTGAAAATGGAACCGGCGTTTTTGTGTTGCTGCGGGTGTTTCGCTTTTCTGTCCTCAATGATTTTATTCACTTTTTCCGCGACCTGTTTTTTCGGATCACACTGGAGTTGAAGTCTTGTCTCCACAATCATCATTTCTTCAGGCAGGTGAAAATTTCGGTAGTCGAAGTGAAGTTTATCCCGCTCCATGGAAGTCAAATCGCCTTGTTTATCCATGAGGGGGACGGCCTGAACGACCTCGGAAATACTGTGACCGAATGCACCCGCATTCATGCGGACAGCCCCGCCGATGCTTCCGGGGATACCGGCGCAA
It contains:
- the murB gene encoding UDP-N-acetylmuramate dehydrogenase → MTTTVTLKQANPTREARFAGAGHFDLMAADITSMGVGGRVDMTLYPGSLEDLSAMIRLLNVQDIPHTIVGNRTNLIITAKGYRGALICTKRLDHLEILRITGTSIQIRGEAGVLLSDLVALSARENWTGFEFCAGIPGSIGGAVRMNAGAFGHSISEVVQAVPLMDKQGDLTSMERDKLHFDYRNFHLPEEMMIVETRLQLQCDPKKQVAEKVNKIIEDRKAKHPQQHKNAGSIFKNPDGIPAGQIIESAGLKGLTIGDAMVSEKHANFIINRGHATADDILTLIRHVQQQVHEKMNVSLELEVKLLGED
- a CDS encoding FtsQ-type POTRA domain-containing protein, translating into MKKISQSTFRIRRNRLQRYGTHFFRDIATCAFLVLATLLLTSTLIYLYSYILSDPYFRIRETVVRGCREVTERDVLTLAALHPNQNLFSINLGKTARRIENNPWIKEAHIGREFPDRLIMEVRERVPLALVEKEQTLQIVDREGVIFKGLDLGDGLDLPVLTGCYKSGVLQENLLKKSLELLTYLSDTKDAPVSYQNLSEIHADELFGLSIITDTGLRLILGADDFVNKLAALPPVLKGLGKENIDMALLHIDLRDPAKITVQIKVKNVPAPPPMKETEYRT
- the ftsA gene encoding cell division protein FtsA → MAKKNNLIAGLDIGTTKTSLLVCEVTESGVDIIGIGTTPSDGLRKGVVVNIENTVASIKASLEEAEHMSGCAIRSIFVGVSGGHIRGQNSLGVVGIKGGEVGREDVQRAVEAAKAVSIPTDREILHVLPQSFMVDDQDGIKDPMGMTGVRLESKVHIVTGSVTSIQNIIKSVNRVGLEINKIVLEHIAAGEAVLSQDEKDLGVVLLDIGGGTTNIVVYYEGTVRTTAVVPVGGNYITSDISTGLRTPLAEAERIKIQHGCTYAPLIPREETIEVPSVGGREPREVSRQILGRIIEARMEEILNLAYREISKSGYEDLLAAGAVLTGGTAMTSGIIELGEQTLNMPVRRGFPLKLGGLSDKINHPMHATGVGLVLFGSKNDSKKMRSGTGNVLTRTCKRLKNWCLEFF